A single genomic interval of Rhododendron vialii isolate Sample 1 chromosome 3a, ASM3025357v1 harbors:
- the LOC131320982 gene encoding glycine-rich RNA-binding protein RZ1C-like isoform X1 — translation MAGREENRIFVGGLSAHTTERQLDDAFRRYGKILESVVMVERETGRPRGFGFITFADRRALQDSIREMHGQELDGRVISVNKAQPKMGGDDPDYGYGRGHPPSGRDSYRAGDKPVGQSECFKCGRLGHFARECPSAGGGGRFSSDSRFGGGERFGPDRFDDRFDGGRYGDREHLGHREVRYENRDRYSNDRFPTGGDRFVDREPQARYGRERVVGRDGGPRGGMDRFGSGGPTRYEGRSHRDKSGPYDRPRRGGHSSSYDRY, via the exons ATGGCTGGGAGAGAAGAAAACCGTATATTCGTCGGAGGGTTGTCGGCGCACACCACGGAGAGGCAGCTCGACGATGCGTTCCGTCGTTACGGGAAGATCCTCGAGTCGGtg GTCATGGTGGAAAGAGAGACCGGTCGTCCTCGCGGATTCGGGTTTATAACCTTTGCAGACCGCCGGGCTTTGCAGGATTCAATCAGAGAGATGCATGGTCAGGAATTGGATGGTCGAGTCATCTCTGTGAACAAGGCCCAGCCCAAAATGGGTGGGGATGATCCTGACTATGGCTATGGTAGGGGACACCCGCCAAGTGGTCGGGACAGTTACAGGGCAGGGGACAAGCCAGTTGGACAATCTGAGTGTTTCAAGTGTGGGCGTTTGGGTCATTTTGCACGGGAATGCCCTtcagctggtggtggtggtaggttCTCTTCAGATTCACGATTTGGTGGCGGCGAACGGTTTGGACCGGATCGTTTTGATGACCGGTTTGATGGGGGCCGCTATGGAGACAGGGAGCACTTGGGTCACAGAGAAGTAAGGTACGAGAATCGTGATCGTTACAGCAATGACAGGTTTCCTACTGGAGGTGATAGGTTTGTGGACCGGGAGCCTCAAGCCCGCTACGGCAGAGAAAGGGTTGTTGGTAGAGATGGAGGCCCAAGGGGTGGTATGGATAGATTTGGAAGCGGAGGGCCCACTCGTTATGAAGGACGAAGTCATAGGGACAAATCTGGTCCTTATGACCGCCCGAGAAGGGGAGGTCATTCTTCTTCTTATGACCGTTACTAA
- the LOC131320982 gene encoding glycine-rich RNA-binding protein RZ1C-like isoform X2 — translation MVERETGRPRGFGFITFADRRALQDSIREMHGQELDGRVISVNKAQPKMGGDDPDYGYGRGHPPSGRDSYRAGDKPVGQSECFKCGRLGHFARECPSAGGGGRFSSDSRFGGGERFGPDRFDDRFDGGRYGDREHLGHREVRYENRDRYSNDRFPTGGDRFVDREPQARYGRERVVGRDGGPRGGMDRFGSGGPTRYEGRSHRDKSGPYDRPRRGGHSSSYDRY, via the coding sequence ATGGTGGAAAGAGAGACCGGTCGTCCTCGCGGATTCGGGTTTATAACCTTTGCAGACCGCCGGGCTTTGCAGGATTCAATCAGAGAGATGCATGGTCAGGAATTGGATGGTCGAGTCATCTCTGTGAACAAGGCCCAGCCCAAAATGGGTGGGGATGATCCTGACTATGGCTATGGTAGGGGACACCCGCCAAGTGGTCGGGACAGTTACAGGGCAGGGGACAAGCCAGTTGGACAATCTGAGTGTTTCAAGTGTGGGCGTTTGGGTCATTTTGCACGGGAATGCCCTtcagctggtggtggtggtaggttCTCTTCAGATTCACGATTTGGTGGCGGCGAACGGTTTGGACCGGATCGTTTTGATGACCGGTTTGATGGGGGCCGCTATGGAGACAGGGAGCACTTGGGTCACAGAGAAGTAAGGTACGAGAATCGTGATCGTTACAGCAATGACAGGTTTCCTACTGGAGGTGATAGGTTTGTGGACCGGGAGCCTCAAGCCCGCTACGGCAGAGAAAGGGTTGTTGGTAGAGATGGAGGCCCAAGGGGTGGTATGGATAGATTTGGAAGCGGAGGGCCCACTCGTTATGAAGGACGAAGTCATAGGGACAAATCTGGTCCTTATGACCGCCCGAGAAGGGGAGGTCATTCTTCTTCTTATGACCGTTACTAA